The Apibacter raozihei genome contains a region encoding:
- a CDS encoding sensor histidine kinase, which yields MSPILLSNFLKNILLEPSYKILRYLLLILFFFIIAFNAALFAFQDDLAMYHPSISLLIAWGTGFTLMYLLFAYSILYSMIPKYLIKKKYTTSIIFLLGGSILLTLIILLFEYIILNIYHIPLKSFSLNTARFPIIRLSFNFLILFVCFSSLPITALLKNWFINTKKVYNLEQIQLKKELEQLKGSINPDFLFEILDQASLLAIKNPSETSEIVLKLSKLLRYQLYEGSKEKVPLSSEIQFLSDFLTLIKLLYKEFHFKIESTENLFFMVPPLLYISLLEEYIKEIQKRKITSIYILLKKEETMLSFICKYKQTPNLNIKWNLDIVKQRLDLLYTHDEYELKSENNKNEYGLRLDIRI from the coding sequence ATGTCCCCCATTCTTTTAAGTAATTTTTTGAAAAATATACTTTTAGAACCTAGTTACAAGATTCTCAGATATTTGTTGCTTATTTTATTCTTTTTTATTATTGCATTTAACGCGGCCCTATTTGCTTTTCAGGATGATCTTGCTATGTACCATCCTTCTATTTCTCTATTAATTGCATGGGGAACAGGATTTACCCTTATGTATCTTCTTTTTGCTTATTCCATACTTTATAGTATGATACCTAAATACTTAATTAAAAAAAAATACACTACATCTATTATTTTTTTATTGGGTGGTTCTATCTTATTAACATTGATTATTTTACTTTTTGAATATATAATTTTAAATATATATCACATTCCTTTAAAAAGCTTTTCATTAAATACAGCCAGATTTCCGATTATTCGGTTATCATTTAATTTTTTAATCCTTTTTGTTTGTTTTTCCAGTTTACCAATTACTGCATTGTTAAAAAACTGGTTTATTAATACAAAAAAGGTTTATAATCTTGAACAAATACAATTAAAAAAAGAATTAGAACAACTTAAAGGAAGTATTAATCCGGATTTTTTATTTGAAATATTGGATCAAGCTAGTTTACTCGCAATCAAAAATCCTTCAGAAACTTCAGAAATTGTTTTAAAACTCAGCAAATTACTTAGATATCAGCTTTATGAAGGTTCTAAAGAAAAAGTACCTTTATCATCTGAAATACAATTTCTCAGTGATTTTTTAACACTTATAAAATTATTATATAAAGAATTTCATTTTAAAATAGAATCTACTGAAAATTTGTTTTTCATGGTTCCTCCTCTATTGTATATCTCTTTGTTGGAAGAATATATTAAAGAAATTCAAAAGAGGAAAATTACCAGTATATACATACTATTGAAAAAAGAGGAAACTATGCTTTCATTTATATGTAAATATAAACAAACGCCAAATTTAAATATAAAATGGAATTTAGATATAGTAAAACAAAGACTGGATTTGCTTTATACCCATGATGAATATGAGTTAAAATCAGAAAATAATAAAAACGAATATGGATTGCGATTAGATATACGCATATGA
- a CDS encoding T9SS type A sorting domain-containing protein has protein sequence MKKNYYLLFLCFLVSSTFSLGQSIEKNSNINTQKLDESELLELNAPNSYIYDVDIARNNSYGGLEIPVAKAFAMWKNNEYLQKPLPQGKLSASIYWEDVEGLIRSTTIDQNGKDSKIKVIINNIKGKGNAVIALHIGDSGTPAKDPVYWSWHIWVTDDPTKGITYDNNPGSKEHLVSNFMDRNLGAVSNAFVGNDWNRSGGLMYQWGRKDPFPSFVYKDGSAPTINSLPYGRISNMDYMNKIEKDRPYKEINANIQESIKNPFTILTPLKSDLVTIKNSSGQTVNYVPDSVSWVTNSLSEYYRKNNKVLNLWSDNTDGKRLNYKVYTQKQKSPYDPCPSGWRVPTYAHQFTDQYDSSPWGKSGSTPQVTFNNSKEGLVNQQKYSGVKIYPGLGFDFSSTKGYNLGQIPTTGHFTIYSNKLVFQDEGSEAYLWSGTLNEWGTASLLHLVADFLQDNQNGSYSVYTRDFDSGQTSTLNAIRCVKEDTPVSSFTTQYIMEEGRTYTTGLENPNSYLLVKSSNAQQINIPVNKAFAVYNQYLTEQQWPEGKLSTNIYWSTDVELIEKVTLSGNNENGNIVVKVNPNKSGNAVVSLHSGSKGNSEDPILWSWHIWVSNSDPTTNTATYSNQERYSKKNENYLAFNTSSGSVPLTTTFMDRNLGAIDYDLSSDKSNAFENTRGLLFQWGRKDPMPVFILFDQGYWGYHDNIYLGSNNSGKQQFNSKIERIDDYEKQYILLSTEKKLENVLLQATRNPLSHIYRGTDRGWLPDVYQNMWGHAEKKSPFDPCPEGWRVPDFANAGTSGSPWYKEGMGSWKWSGSWNFETPSQTTSLEALSGKSMSNKLGTIGVMLTSAKYNLGHFPSDGGRGIEETRPFYLDGLLIYGQNWSATMYGSSQSNLRPLAMAFGTGKDGINPSNLVRPRTALPVRCAKDEIRFTQQSITKQESSLGTDEPEITTPIVQQSEEEILVTPNPTTGVFKIKMTKVSEGSVQLYNMNGSVVHTQDFRGDNNLDVNIQNLPTGVYIAQVKLQGKTMSRKIIKNQ, from the coding sequence ATGAAAAAAAATTATTATTTACTGTTTCTTTGCTTTTTGGTAAGTTCTACTTTTAGTTTAGGACAATCAATTGAAAAAAATAGTAATATTAACACTCAAAAACTTGACGAATCAGAACTTTTAGAACTTAATGCACCCAATAGTTATATCTATGATGTAGATATTGCTAGAAATAATTCATACGGAGGATTGGAAATCCCTGTGGCAAAGGCTTTTGCAATGTGGAAAAATAATGAATACTTACAAAAGCCTTTGCCACAAGGAAAACTTTCAGCTTCTATATATTGGGAAGATGTGGAAGGTTTAATACGTTCTACAACCATTGACCAAAATGGTAAAGATTCAAAAATAAAAGTTATTATTAATAATATTAAAGGAAAAGGTAATGCCGTTATTGCTTTACATATAGGTGATTCAGGAACCCCTGCTAAAGATCCTGTTTATTGGAGCTGGCATATCTGGGTGACCGATGATCCTACCAAAGGAATTACTTATGATAATAATCCAGGAAGCAAAGAGCATTTAGTTTCAAATTTTATGGACAGAAATTTAGGTGCTGTTTCCAATGCTTTTGTGGGTAATGACTGGAATCGTTCCGGAGGATTAATGTATCAGTGGGGCAGAAAAGATCCGTTTCCTTCTTTTGTATATAAAGACGGATCAGCTCCTACAATAAACTCTTTACCTTACGGAAGAATATCAAATATGGATTACATGAATAAAATTGAAAAGGATAGACCCTACAAGGAAATCAATGCTAATATTCAAGAGAGCATTAAAAATCCATTTACAATTTTAACTCCACTCAAAAGTGATTTAGTAACGATTAAAAATTCATCAGGCCAAACCGTAAATTACGTTCCAGACTCAGTTTCCTGGGTAACCAATAGTCTATCTGAATATTACAGAAAAAACAATAAAGTATTAAACTTATGGTCTGATAATACGGACGGAAAGAGATTAAATTATAAAGTTTATACACAAAAGCAAAAATCGCCTTATGATCCTTGCCCCTCAGGATGGAGAGTTCCTACTTACGCTCATCAATTTACAGATCAATACGACTCATCTCCATGGGGAAAATCTGGCTCTACTCCACAAGTTACCTTCAATAATTCAAAAGAAGGATTGGTAAATCAACAGAAGTATTCTGGTGTTAAAATTTATCCGGGACTAGGATTTGACTTTAGCAGTACTAAAGGATATAATTTAGGACAGATACCAACTACTGGACATTTCACAATTTACAGCAATAAATTAGTATTTCAGGATGAAGGATCTGAAGCATACTTATGGAGCGGTACTTTAAATGAATGGGGAACAGCATCGCTTTTACATTTGGTTGCTGACTTCTTACAAGATAATCAAAATGGTTCTTATTCTGTTTACACAAGAGACTTTGATTCTGGTCAAACTTCAACATTAAATGCAATACGATGTGTGAAAGAAGATACTCCTGTTTCAAGTTTTACAACACAATATATAATGGAAGAAGGCAGAACCTACACAACAGGATTGGAAAATCCTAACAGTTATTTATTGGTTAAAAGTAGCAATGCACAACAAATTAATATTCCTGTAAATAAAGCTTTTGCAGTATACAATCAATATTTAACCGAACAACAATGGCCGGAAGGAAAACTATCAACAAACATTTATTGGAGTACTGATGTTGAATTAATCGAGAAAGTGACCCTTAGTGGTAATAATGAAAATGGAAATATTGTAGTAAAAGTTAATCCCAACAAATCAGGAAATGCTGTAGTATCCTTACACTCTGGAAGTAAAGGAAACTCTGAAGATCCTATTCTTTGGAGCTGGCATATATGGGTATCCAATTCCGATCCTACAACTAATACAGCTACTTACAGCAATCAGGAAAGATATTCTAAAAAAAATGAAAACTATCTTGCTTTTAATACATCTAGCGGGTCAGTACCTTTAACAACGACTTTTATGGACAGAAATTTAGGTGCTATAGATTACGATTTATCTTCTGACAAATCAAATGCTTTTGAAAATACAAGAGGTTTACTTTTTCAATGGGGAAGAAAAGATCCGATGCCCGTATTTATATTATTCGATCAAGGTTATTGGGGATATCATGATAATATATATTTAGGTTCAAATAACAGTGGTAAGCAACAATTCAATAGTAAAATAGAACGAATAGATGATTATGAAAAACAATACATTCTTCTTTCTACAGAAAAAAAGTTAGAAAATGTACTTCTTCAAGCAACAAGAAATCCTTTATCTCATATTTATCGAGGAACAGATAGAGGTTGGTTACCAGACGTATACCAAAACATGTGGGGACATGCTGAAAAAAAATCTCCTTTCGATCCATGTCCAGAAGGATGGAGAGTACCGGATTTTGCAAATGCAGGAACTTCTGGTTCCCCTTGGTACAAAGAGGGAATGGGTTCATGGAAATGGAGCGGTTCATGGAATTTTGAGACCCCTTCACAAACGACTTCCTTAGAGGCTTTATCCGGAAAATCCATGTCTAATAAATTAGGAACTATAGGGGTTATGCTCACATCAGCTAAATATAATTTAGGACATTTTCCTTCTGATGGAGGTAGAGGAATTGAAGAAACCAGACCTTTTTACTTGGACGGATTGTTAATATATGGTCAAAATTGGTCTGCAACTATGTACGGTAGCAGCCAGAGCAATCTAAGACCACTAGCTATGGCTTTTGGTACCGGAAAAGACGGAATAAACCCTTCCAATCTTGTCAGACCAAGAACTGCACTACCAGTAAGATGCGCTAAAGATGAAATAAGATTTACTCAACAATCTATTACTAAACAAGAATCTTCACTAGGAACTGATGAGCCTGAAATTACAACTCCGATTGTTCAGCAATCTGAAGAAGAAATTTTAGTTACTCCTAATCCTACTACAGGTGTTTTTAAAATTAAAATGACTAAGGTTTCAGAAGGTTCTGTTCAATTATATAACATGAATGGTTCCGTAGTTCATACACAAGATTTTAGAGGAGATAACAATCTTGATGTAAATATCCAAAATTTACCTA
- a CDS encoding LytR/AlgR family response regulator transcription factor — MNCIIVDDEPLAREGIQLMVEKTSLKLLGSFNNADSAQNFLILNNVDLIFLDIRMPGTSGIEFAKSISKNTLIIFTTAYTEYACESYEVDAIDYLLKPIDENRFFKAVNKATSYNKLLKSAEKEQLATINEKYIFVKSERRYFKINFEEILFIEGLKDYVIIQTDKQRIITKMNLKNIHAYLPKNIFFRINKSYIINTHHIDSFDSNDVHIQSYEISIGNIYRNNFLDLFFKK; from the coding sequence ATGAATTGTATAATCGTAGATGATGAACCACTTGCTCGTGAAGGAATTCAGCTCATGGTTGAAAAAACATCTCTTAAATTATTAGGGTCGTTTAATAATGCTGATTCTGCGCAAAATTTTTTAATATTAAATAATGTTGATTTAATTTTTCTTGATATTCGCATGCCTGGTACCAGCGGAATTGAATTTGCAAAATCCATATCAAAAAATACTCTTATTATTTTCACTACTGCCTACACTGAATATGCCTGTGAAAGTTATGAAGTTGATGCAATAGATTATCTATTAAAACCTATTGATGAGAATCGTTTTTTTAAAGCAGTAAATAAAGCAACTTCATATAATAAACTTCTTAAAAGCGCAGAAAAAGAACAACTTGCCACTATAAATGAAAAATATATTTTTGTAAAATCTGAACGTAGATATTTTAAGATAAATTTTGAAGAAATTCTTTTTATTGAAGGACTGAAAGATTACGTAATTATACAAACTGACAAACAACGTATAATAACCAAAATGAATTTGAAAAATATTCACGCATATCTTCCTAAAAATATATTTTTCAGGATTAACAAATCCTATATTATAAATACTCATCATATTGATTCATTTGACAGCAATGATGTACATATCCAATCTTATGAAATTTCAATTGGAAACATATATAGAAATAATTTTTTAGATCTTTTTTTCAAGAAATAA
- a CDS encoding sensor histidine kinase, which translates to MNYKQNQTNPIFIFFTDKKFILERNILFLLIILIISAEIAFNGLYDGFIGQWCIFISFIFITLFLILFNLYYLAPKYLLKNKLTRYFSLLLISIFFAFTLIIISQYFVNLLDSIDRKTYLYSTSLINIFSALIILGFGCVSSSTFLLFQQWIFNEQRIQELKNINSQSEIEQLKNQINPHFLFNMLNNVNVLTKKNPKEASIVLHKLSDLLKYQIHNSSKHVISLNEDIQFLTDFLNLEKIRRDYFEFSLSVKGNNFITIPPLLFIPFVENAVKHNIDSEKSTFIHINFEISENTLIFSCINSQPEKRKNYLNGGLGLLNIKRRLELLYPDKHILYMENKSDLYIVNLTISNELYNRR; encoded by the coding sequence ATGAATTATAAACAAAATCAAACAAATCCTATTTTCATTTTTTTTACAGATAAAAAATTTATCTTAGAAAGAAATATTCTGTTTTTACTAATTATACTAATTATATCTGCAGAAATAGCTTTTAATGGTTTATATGATGGTTTTATAGGTCAATGGTGTATTTTCATTTCCTTTATTTTTATTACCTTATTTCTTATTCTTTTTAATTTATATTACTTAGCTCCCAAATATTTATTAAAGAATAAACTTACAAGATATTTCAGTTTATTACTAATATCCATATTTTTTGCATTTACTTTAATTATAATAAGTCAATATTTTGTTAATTTGTTAGATTCCATTGATCGTAAAACTTACTTATATAGTACATCTCTAATCAATATTTTTTCTGCTTTAATTATATTAGGATTTGGATGTGTCTCCTCATCCACATTTTTATTGTTTCAACAATGGATATTTAATGAACAAAGAATTCAAGAATTAAAAAATATAAATTCACAATCTGAAATAGAGCAATTAAAAAATCAGATTAATCCTCACTTTTTATTTAATATGTTAAACAATGTGAACGTACTAACAAAAAAAAATCCTAAGGAGGCATCTATTGTCCTACATAAACTGAGCGATTTATTAAAATATCAAATTCATAATAGCTCTAAGCATGTTATTTCTCTAAATGAGGATATTCAATTTCTTACTGATTTTTTAAATCTGGAAAAGATACGTCGTGATTATTTTGAATTTTCTTTATCTGTAAAGGGAAACAACTTCATTACAATTCCTCCCTTACTTTTCATTCCTTTTGTAGAAAATGCTGTAAAGCACAATATTGATAGTGAAAAAAGTACTTTTATCCATATAAATTTTGAGATTTCAGAAAATACACTTATATTTTCATGTATTAATTCTCAGCCTGAAAAAAGAAAAAACTATTTAAACGGAGGTTTAGGATTACTAAATATTAAAAGAAGACTGGAATTATTGTATCCTGACAAGCATATACTATATATGGAGAATAAATCGGACCTGTACATTGTAAACTTAACTATTTCTAATGAATTGTATAATCGTAGATGA